The nucleotide sequence TCTCCCCTCCATTATTGGTCgctcaaaaaaacaaatctttgCGGAAATAAGAGAAAAGGTGGGAAAGAAGTTGGCTGGCTGGAAAGGTAAGCTTCTCTCAATGGGAGGCAAAGAAATCCTAATCAAAGCGGTTGCGCAAGCCATCCCCTCCTACACTATGAGTTGTTTCCTTCTCCCAATGAGCCTTTGTGAAGACCTTGAAAGGGATTTGAGAAGCTTTTGGTGGGGTCAGAAGCAGCAAGAATCTAAGGTTGCTTGGGTTGGTTGGAAGAAAATGTGCAAACCAAAATCCCTCGGTGGATTGGGTTTCCGTAATTTGCATGCATTCAATTTGGCCTTACTTGCAAAACAGCTCTAGAGGATTTTTACGAACCCAAGCTCCCTGGCTGCCCGAATTTTGAAggctaaatattttccatatgaAGACATACTGAATGCTGGTCTAGGCAGCAGCCTCTCGTTCACGTGGCGAAGTATTTTCCAAAGTATGAAGTCATTAAGAACGAACTCGTTGGCGAGTTGGAAACGGGTGTCTAATTCACATTTGGGAAGACAAGTGAATCCCAACCCCTTCCACATTCAAAGTTATTTCCCCTCCGAGAGATTTTGGAGATTACCCCATGGTTTCCTCCCTCATTGACCAAGATACTAAGTGGTGGAAGGCCAATGTAGTAAGGACACTCTTCTTGCCCTTTGAAGCAGATATGATTCTAAAAATTCCTCTAAGCCAGCAGCTGCCAGAGGATTCACTGATATGGATTGGGAACAAAAGAGGGGTGTTCACGGTTAAAAGTGCATACCACATTGCTGCCAAGCTTCAGTCAGATAAGGATTTGGGAGAAAGCTCATCCGGAGACTCAAAAAgcattatttggaaaaaaaactttggaaaaTGAAACTCCCTCCAAAGATCAAGATCTTTGCTTGGAGAGCCTGTGCTAATAGCCTCCCTGTGTATGTGAAAATGGCGGAAAGAGGAATTCAATTGTGCTGCGACTGCCCTGTATGTGGAGAAGATTTTGAAAGCCTAACTCATGCATTAATCCAATGTGATTTTGCTCTGTCAGTTTGGGCTTTTTGGAATGACTGCCCCTTACTTCTTCTTTTGAATGCCTTGGACTTCACTGATATAGTTCTTCATTTCTGTTCAAGCCCCAATAGTGAGCacttagattatttttttgctactgCCTGGGCAATTTGGCACAACCGGAACCAACTAGTGCATAATGAGAAGGGCCTCTCTCCGCTGCAAATCTGGGATTTAGCGAGAAGTATTATTCAGGATATCCATGAAGCCAACAATAAGCTCAGTTATGCAAAATATGAATCGAATGTGGGCTGGTTGGCCCCTTCGCCTGGATATTTCAAAGTTAATGTGGATGGTGCGTCGCCATTGGATGGAAATGGCACCTCTAGTGTGGGTGCAATTGTTCGCAATAGTGATGGAAAGGTTGTTGCAGCTCTTTGCAAGGCTCTGCCATCTATTTATCCAGCCGAGTGGACTGAGCTTTTTGCTTTAGAACAAGGCATCTCTCTAGCTCAGCAAATGGCGATCTCGAAAGTCATTTTTGAATCCGATGCTGCTTTTGCAATTCAGGCCATTTCTCAGGGCTCTTGTGGTGGAGAGATTGGTCACTTAATCCAAGGTATCCTGGAAGCAAAGTCCTCTTTCACGGATTGCTCCTTCAGACACGTAAACAGGGCATTCAATGGTGCTGCTCACGAGCTGGCCCAATATGCAAAATGGAATAACGCTAGTCATGTATGGAAGGATGTTTTTCCCCTGTTTTTGAATTCCTTGTTCCATTCTGTATTGAACTAATGCTATCTGAGTGTGCTCTGTTTCTGTCCTATATGGACTCTGTTTTCGGACTGTATTCTCTGCcctgttattttcttctcatgcttaatgaaatttcattttcctctcaaaaaaaaaaaaaaaaaaaaatagtatccTGC is from Quercus lobata isolate SW786 unplaced genomic scaffold, ValleyOak3.0 Primary Assembly Scq3eQI_126, whole genome shotgun sequence and encodes:
- the LOC115973258 gene encoding uncharacterized protein LOC115973258, with the protein product MKLPPKIKIFAWRACANSLPVYVKMAERGIQLCCDCPVCGEDFESLTHALIQCDFALSVWAFWNDCPLLLLLNALDFTDIVLHFCSSPNSEHLDYFFATAWAIWHNRNQLVHNEKGLSPLQIWDLARSIIQDIHEANNKLSYAKYESNVGWLAPSPGYFKVNVDGASPLDGNGTSSVGAIVRNSDGKVVAALCKALPSIYPAEWTELFALEQGISLAQQMAISKVIFESDAAFAIQAISQGSCGGEIGHLIQGILEAKSSFTDCSFRHVNRAFNGAAHELAQYAKWNNASHVWKDVFPLFLNSLFHSVLN